In Candidatus Peregrinibacteria bacterium, one DNA window encodes the following:
- a CDS encoding ATP-binding cassette domain-containing protein: MSQGNIVLSFDKVSFHYDETKPILTEADFTVRDNAKITVMGQNGAGKSTIFKLILGAAGIKDAGEDVLHKPTDGKINIFNKATVGIGLQVMPKKYFELTVKEYFETAFTEKTYNIEKRIKDVFEVVNFSTPLDKKIRDFSGGQLARLLLAYALIQQPDILLLDEPTNNLDADGIGHLIGFLMGYEKTVIVISHDADFLNIFTEGVLNLDVYTKKVEQYVGNYFDVIEQIAGRIEKDKRANAQLQKNIQDRKDKINFFSNKGGKMRRLASKLRDEVEEDEENIVGIKTDDKTIRPFKIEAQPWSTPVIEISSIGIIRNHERKQKKVGLKLYRQTKMQIIGPNGIGKSTLLRELALSESKEAVITEGVKVGYYQQDFSGLNFDQTVYDALYDSMEQPVIETIYATGAHFLLTSQLMQSKVGSLSEGQKGLLCYAQFVLLKPALLILDEPTNHINFRHLPIIAKAIDDYEGALIIVSHMDEFMTQITLNETLDLDAL, encoded by the coding sequence ATGAGTCAAGGTAACATCGTTTTAAGTTTCGACAAAGTTTCGTTCCACTATGACGAGACAAAACCTATTTTAACAGAAGCGGATTTTACAGTTAGGGATAACGCAAAGATCACAGTTATGGGCCAAAATGGCGCTGGTAAGAGTACGATTTTCAAATTGATACTTGGTGCCGCCGGTATTAAGGATGCCGGAGAGGACGTGCTTCACAAGCCAACAGATGGCAAGATAAATATCTTCAACAAAGCAACTGTAGGAATCGGTCTGCAAGTTATGCCAAAGAAATATTTTGAATTAACAGTAAAAGAATACTTCGAAACTGCATTCACAGAAAAAACATACAACATTGAAAAACGTATCAAGGACGTATTTGAAGTAGTAAATTTCTCAACTCCACTCGATAAGAAGATTAGGGATTTCTCAGGAGGTCAGCTAGCTCGACTCCTCCTCGCGTACGCACTGATTCAACAACCAGATATTCTTCTTCTCGATGAGCCGACAAATAACCTCGATGCAGATGGTATTGGGCATTTGATCGGATTTTTGATGGGATATGAGAAGACAGTAATCGTGATTTCACATGATGCCGACTTCCTCAACATATTTACAGAAGGCGTACTCAACCTTGATGTATACACCAAAAAAGTCGAACAATACGTTGGAAATTATTTTGATGTTATCGAGCAGATCGCAGGCCGAATAGAAAAAGACAAGAGGGCAAACGCACAGCTCCAAAAAAACATTCAAGACCGCAAGGACAAGATAAATTTCTTCTCAAACAAGGGAGGTAAAATGCGTCGTCTTGCGAGCAAGCTTCGAGACGAAGTCGAAGAAGATGAAGAAAACATAGTTGGGATCAAGACAGATGACAAAACTATCCGTCCATTCAAGATCGAGGCTCAGCCTTGGTCAACTCCTGTTATAGAAATTTCTTCTATAGGGATTATTCGCAATCACGAAAGGAAGCAAAAAAAAGTTGGTCTCAAACTTTACCGTCAAACCAAGATGCAAATCATCGGCCCAAACGGAATAGGTAAAAGCACCTTGCTCCGAGAACTAGCACTCAGCGAATCCAAAGAGGCAGTTATTACGGAAGGCGTCAAAGTAGGGTACTACCAACAAGATTTCTCCGGACTTAATTTCGATCAAACAGTTTATGACGCACTGTATGATTCTATGGAGCAGCCAGTCATCGAAACAATCTACGCGACAGGGGCACATTTCTTGCTGACTTCACAACTCATGCAAAGCAAAGTGGGCTCGCTCTCCGAAGGTCAAAAAGGCCTTCTGTGCTATGCTCAATTCGTATTGCTTAAGCCAGCCCTCCTAATCCTCGACGAGCCCACAAATCACATCAACTTCCGCCACCTCCCAATAATCGCAAAAGCCATCGACGACTACGAAGGCGCCCTCATCATCGTCTCCCACATGGACGAATTCATGACCCAAATCACCCTGAATGAGACCCTTGATTTGGATGCACTGTAG
- a CDS encoding TspO/MBR family protein gives METQTWYEMLIRPSFAPPSWVFGPVWSVLYLVIAITFGYVFFLYFKRKISFSVVLPFILNLVFNFSFMPIQFGLQNNLLAAVDILLVLGTLILAGVKIFPHAKWVVYANIPYLLWVSFATILQLTITYLNW, from the coding sequence ATGGAAACACAAACCTGGTATGAAATGTTAATTCGCCCATCATTTGCTCCACCTTCATGGGTTTTTGGGCCTGTTTGGTCAGTGCTGTACTTGGTGATCGCAATTACTTTTGGATATGTTTTTTTCTTGTATTTCAAACGTAAAATATCTTTTTCTGTAGTACTTCCGTTTATCCTAAACTTGGTATTCAATTTTTCTTTTATGCCAATTCAGTTTGGATTACAAAACAACCTACTTGCAGCAGTTGACATCCTCCTTGTGCTTGGAACTTTGATATTGGCTGGCGTAAAAATCTTCCCACATGCGAAATGGGTCGTATACGCAAACATCCCCTACTTGCTTTGGGTCTCGTTTGCAACAATCCTGCAACTGACAATCACTTATTTAAATTGGTAA
- a CDS encoding DEAD/DEAH box helicase produces MESKNKIEINEDFKRALDILENTISNVFLTGKAGTGKSTLLEYFREHSKKKIVVLAPTGVAALNVKGQTIHSFFHFPPNITPQTVQKKKPSAKFQELVKKLDTIVIDEVSMVRADLLDCIDTMLRMIMKTQKPFGGIQMIFIGDLYQLPPVVGRDEKEFFNTYYNSPYFFDAHSFDRIEIEFIELGKIYRQKEYDFIELLNKIRNNSIEHKDIQHLNSRYIPYFSMQNSDDFYITLTTTNASADTINSEELLKLGTRHITYDGETNGKFESKYIPTSLSLDIKIGAQVMLLNNDSMGRWVNGTIGKLTGIQYDDNEEDELIVELLDGEKVRVQKYKWELYRYSFNKEQSKLESEVIGSFTQYPVRLAWAVTIHKSQGKTFDRVIVDIGQGAFANGQVYVAISRCTNFEGLVLKKPILKKHIWTDANIGRFLGKF; encoded by the coding sequence TTGGAATCAAAAAACAAAATAGAAATTAATGAGGATTTTAAGAGGGCGCTAGATATTCTTGAAAATACTATCAGCAATGTGTTTTTGACAGGAAAGGCCGGTACGGGTAAATCGACGCTGCTCGAGTATTTCCGTGAACATAGTAAGAAAAAGATAGTCGTACTTGCACCGACTGGAGTGGCGGCCTTGAACGTAAAAGGTCAAACAATTCATTCTTTTTTTCATTTTCCACCGAATATAACTCCACAGACCGTCCAGAAAAAAAAGCCCTCTGCAAAATTCCAGGAATTAGTGAAAAAACTCGATACGATAGTGATAGATGAAGTATCTATGGTTAGAGCTGACTTGCTCGATTGCATAGATACCATGCTGCGCATGATCATGAAAACTCAAAAACCTTTTGGCGGCATACAAATGATTTTTATAGGAGATTTGTATCAGCTTCCTCCTGTTGTGGGCAGAGATGAAAAAGAGTTTTTTAATACTTATTACAATAGTCCGTATTTTTTTGATGCACATTCATTTGATCGAATTGAGATTGAATTCATAGAACTCGGTAAAATTTACAGACAAAAAGAATATGACTTCATTGAACTACTAAATAAGATTCGTAATAACAGTATCGAGCACAAAGATATTCAACATCTAAATAGTAGGTATATCCCCTACTTCAGCATGCAAAATTCAGATGATTTTTATATCACACTCACAACCACGAACGCCTCCGCTGACACGATAAATTCAGAAGAATTACTCAAATTGGGAACTCGACATATTACTTATGATGGTGAAACAAATGGCAAATTTGAATCAAAATATATTCCAACCAGTTTGAGTCTGGACATCAAAATAGGTGCTCAAGTTATGCTTCTGAACAATGACTCTATGGGTAGATGGGTAAACGGGACGATCGGAAAATTGACCGGTATTCAATATGATGATAACGAGGAAGATGAGCTCATAGTAGAACTTTTGGATGGGGAAAAAGTACGAGTTCAAAAATACAAATGGGAACTGTATCGTTATTCTTTTAACAAGGAACAATCCAAACTTGAGTCCGAAGTGATTGGATCCTTCACTCAGTACCCTGTTCGTCTAGCTTGGGCGGTTACTATTCACAAAAGCCAAGGTAAGACATTTGATAGAGTTATAGTAGATATAGGACAAGGAGCTTTTGCCAATGGACAAGTATATGTAGCGATAAGTCGCTGCACAAATTTCGAAGGCCTAGTTCTCAAAAAACCGATTCTCAAAAAACATATTTGGACGGATGCGAACATCGGACGTTTTCTAGGGAAATTCTGA